One window of the Runella slithyformis DSM 19594 genome contains the following:
- a CDS encoding M20/M25/M40 family metallo-hydrolase has translation MKKLLLLFLLPIFVHCQGTLNRKFLKSLNQIDSNRIKAHVAYLADDKLQGRMPGKEGYQLAVDYVRHQFSTMGLLPAGENGEYTQKVILRKSVLQKEGVAMRMNLKSGETKTLEYGNDYLIFPHPEKTAVDISAPMVFVGAGFDRPERGFNDYTNIDVKGKIVVVMKKIPDSLAANIKLHLNYAATTQEYAIKNGAIGILTCNYLTNSVQFKGQATTMTSAGQTASMDEQGKVVGSISHRGLPLQIAGAISVKMLSDLLKAEGLDFEKIGQRMERGENVSTNLTSTLQSSYSTHHEDIISYNLIGKIEGSDPELKNEYVVHTAHLDHLGIGKAVDGDSIYNGAHDNASGVACALEMARMYTRLKEKPKRSVLFVIVTAEEMGLLGSAYFAAHPTVPKTSLVADINTDMPTIIAPLESISALGAEHSSLQEVVNQAAKALKLGVEPDLEPKEGRFVRSDQYSFVRAGIPALHVKYGSKASLPNFSLLEAVKKWREATYHKTADNFAGGIFYWSAGRKYAQLNFLIGYLVAQNPVRPSWKKGDFFEVR, from the coding sequence ATGAAAAAACTGTTGCTTCTTTTTCTTTTACCGATTTTCGTCCATTGCCAGGGAACGCTCAACCGAAAGTTCCTAAAAAGCCTCAATCAAATTGACTCCAACCGCATAAAAGCCCACGTGGCGTATTTGGCGGATGATAAATTACAGGGACGGATGCCCGGAAAAGAAGGCTACCAACTGGCCGTCGATTATGTACGCCACCAATTCAGCACGATGGGACTTCTGCCGGCAGGCGAAAACGGAGAATATACGCAAAAAGTGATCTTACGGAAGTCGGTCCTGCAAAAAGAAGGAGTCGCGATGCGCATGAATTTAAAAAGCGGCGAGACGAAAACGCTCGAATACGGGAACGATTACCTGATCTTTCCGCATCCCGAAAAAACGGCCGTCGATATTTCGGCCCCGATGGTATTTGTCGGGGCGGGTTTTGACCGCCCGGAAAGGGGGTTTAATGATTATACGAACATTGATGTAAAGGGCAAAATCGTGGTGGTTATGAAAAAAATTCCTGACAGCCTGGCCGCCAACATAAAACTGCACCTCAACTACGCCGCCACCACGCAGGAATACGCCATCAAAAACGGCGCCATCGGAATTTTAACCTGTAACTACCTCACCAACAGCGTACAATTTAAAGGCCAAGCCACGACCATGACTTCGGCCGGACAAACGGCCTCTATGGACGAGCAGGGAAAAGTGGTCGGCTCTATTTCGCACCGTGGTTTGCCTTTGCAGATCGCCGGGGCCATTTCCGTCAAAATGCTGAGCGACCTCCTGAAAGCCGAAGGGCTGGATTTCGAAAAGATCGGGCAACGGATGGAGCGCGGCGAAAACGTGAGTACTAACCTTACCTCTACACTGCAATCAAGTTATTCCACTCATCATGAGGACATTATCAGCTATAACTTGATAGGCAAAATTGAAGGAAGCGATCCCGAACTGAAAAATGAGTACGTGGTTCACACGGCGCATTTAGACCATTTAGGCATCGGCAAGGCAGTAGACGGAGATTCTATTTACAATGGAGCACATGATAATGCCTCCGGCGTAGCCTGTGCGCTGGAAATGGCTCGCATGTACACACGTCTAAAGGAAAAACCCAAGCGTTCGGTGCTGTTTGTCATCGTCACGGCCGAAGAAATGGGGCTGCTCGGCTCAGCCTATTTTGCCGCTCATCCTACGGTACCCAAAACCTCGTTGGTCGCGGACATCAATACCGACATGCCAACCATCATTGCTCCGTTAGAATCCATTTCAGCGTTGGGAGCCGAACACAGCAGCCTTCAGGAGGTAGTAAACCAAGCTGCCAAAGCCCTGAAACTGGGCGTCGAACCCGACTTGGAACCCAAAGAGGGACGTTTTGTGCGCAGTGACCAGTACAGTTTTGTTCGGGCGGGGATTCCGGCGCTGCACGTCAAGTACGGCAGCAAAGCCTCTTTACCGAATTTCAGCCTTTTGGAAGCGGTTAAAAAATGGCGGGAAGCCACGTACCATAAGACGGCTGATAACTTCGCCGGTGGCATATTTTACTGGTCGGCGGGCCGCAAATACGCCCAGCTCAATTTTCTGATCGGGTATCTGGTCGCTCAAAACCCCGTGCGGCCTTCGTGGAAAAAGGGGGATTTTTTTGAGGTGAGGTAG
- a CDS encoding MFS transporter, producing the protein MLQKTATLYRNAYGGISREIWLLAFVMFINRSGTMVIPFMSVYLTQALHFSLPNAGLVVSCAGAGGILGTYFGGKLTDKVGHYYVQMASLALGGLMFFVLMQMRTLPALCISTFCLSLVGEAFRPANSTSIAFYSTPENRTRAYAINRLAINIGWAIGPALGGFFATIGYNYLFIADGITNILAAVVLALLVNNRDKTHAAEYDKDAVTVPAQSAFKDGIYLRFAVFTILFAIGFMQFFSIVPVFWKTELHVNELYIGLLLGSNGLLVAAFEMILIYNIEPLRPKLTFISWGVLFCGLSYLLFIVFQGFVWILPFAVITITLSEMLAMPFMNSFTMERSTPQNRGQYSALYSMCYSIAQVAAPVLGGQIAAAYGYYALWGVIIGCMLVSFIGFRWVQTLIEQEK; encoded by the coding sequence ATGTTACAGAAAACAGCCACACTTTATCGAAATGCCTACGGCGGTATCTCCCGCGAGATCTGGCTTTTGGCCTTTGTGATGTTCATCAATCGCTCGGGAACAATGGTGATTCCCTTCATGAGCGTGTATCTGACCCAAGCCCTTCATTTCAGTCTTCCCAATGCGGGTTTGGTCGTAAGCTGCGCGGGAGCGGGCGGGATTTTGGGGACCTATTTTGGCGGTAAACTGACGGATAAAGTGGGGCATTACTACGTCCAGATGGCCAGTTTGGCGTTGGGTGGTTTGATGTTTTTTGTGTTGATGCAAATGCGAACCTTGCCTGCTTTATGTATCTCTACGTTTTGCTTGAGTTTGGTAGGAGAAGCCTTTCGTCCTGCCAATTCCACTTCCATTGCGTTTTACAGTACGCCCGAAAATCGTACACGAGCGTATGCCATCAACCGGTTGGCGATCAATATCGGTTGGGCCATCGGGCCGGCATTGGGCGGTTTCTTTGCGACCATCGGTTACAACTATTTGTTCATCGCTGATGGGATCACCAATATTTTGGCGGCGGTGGTGCTGGCCCTGTTGGTTAACAATCGGGATAAAACCCACGCTGCCGAATACGATAAAGATGCCGTAACGGTACCTGCTCAGTCCGCGTTTAAAGATGGGATCTACCTGCGTTTTGCGGTGTTTACAATTTTGTTTGCCATCGGGTTTATGCAGTTTTTCAGTATCGTTCCCGTTTTCTGGAAAACGGAACTGCACGTCAATGAATTGTACATTGGATTGCTTCTGGGGTCAAACGGACTGCTGGTAGCGGCCTTTGAAATGATCCTGATCTACAACATTGAGCCCTTACGTCCCAAACTCACGTTTATCAGTTGGGGAGTACTTTTTTGCGGACTCAGCTATCTTCTGTTTATTGTTTTTCAAGGGTTTGTCTGGATACTGCCGTTTGCGGTAATCACCATCACGCTTAGTGAAATGCTGGCTATGCCGTTCATGAATTCCTTTACAATGGAGCGCTCCACTCCGCAAAATCGCGGTCAATATTCCGCATTGTATTCAATGTGTTACTCCATTGCCCAAGTAGCCGCCCCGGTATTGGGTGGGCAAATTGCTGCCGCTTATGGGTATTATGCTCTTTGGGGGGTGATCATTGGGTGTATGCTGGTGTCTTTTATAGGCTTCCGTTGGGTGCAGACCTTGATTGAGCAGGAGAAGTAG
- a CDS encoding fasciclin domain-containing protein: MKFINNTILAFAVSLVAVGAMAQAKKDVVDIAIGSADHTTLVAAVKAADLVTTLKGTGPFTVFAPTNAAFAKLPAGTVETLLKPENKGTLAGILTYHVVAGNLDATKVLAAIKGGMGKVVLTTVAGGKLTASIEGGKVILTDEKGGKATVTATDLKGSNGVIHVIDTVVMPK, from the coding sequence ATGAAATTCATTAACAACACCATTCTCGCTTTCGCAGTAAGTTTAGTTGCCGTAGGTGCCATGGCGCAGGCCAAAAAAGACGTCGTTGATATTGCCATCGGTTCGGCCGATCACACTACGTTGGTAGCCGCCGTAAAAGCTGCCGATCTGGTAACAACATTGAAGGGAACGGGACCTTTTACCGTATTTGCGCCTACCAATGCAGCATTTGCTAAGTTGCCTGCCGGAACGGTAGAAACCTTGCTGAAGCCTGAAAATAAGGGAACGTTGGCCGGTATTCTTACTTACCACGTAGTAGCCGGAAACCTGGATGCCACGAAAGTGTTGGCGGCTATCAAAGGCGGCATGGGGAAAGTTGTGTTGACAACCGTAGCCGGCGGCAAATTGACCGCTTCGATTGAAGGCGGAAAAGTAATTTTGACCGACGAAAAAGGCGGAAAGGCCACCGTGACGGCCACGGACCTGAAAGGCAGCAATGGCGTGATTCACGTGATTGATACGGTAGTGATGCCTAAGTAA
- a CDS encoding DUF3226 domain-containing protein: MNRIYIETTPPEKDKKTNEYRFFEFLLKLLNLEAELIGIGGKEKLKAFENQFKDTTRSGYKNLVIIDADGEWNVENWNFESECRKLEELKQELNVDFEVFFLPNHRLQGDFEALLEKIVANSHKRVIDCHIQFENSIENYQEYVTPNRKARIYSYITSFKRSHKQNENFKNRGDWFFDDRNLWDFSAEELEPLKNFILTHC, encoded by the coding sequence ATGAACAGAATTTATATTGAAACCACTCCTCCTGAAAAGGATAAGAAAACCAATGAATATCGTTTTTTTGAATTTCTCTTAAAACTACTGAATCTGGAAGCTGAACTTATAGGAATCGGAGGAAAGGAAAAATTAAAAGCCTTTGAGAATCAGTTCAAAGACACCACCAGAAGCGGATATAAAAACCTTGTTATTATTGACGCTGATGGTGAATGGAATGTTGAAAACTGGAACTTTGAATCAGAATGCAGGAAACTCGAAGAATTAAAACAGGAATTAAACGTAGATTTTGAGGTATTTTTTTTACCTAATCATCGGTTACAGGGGGATTTTGAGGCCCTTTTAGAGAAAATCGTTGCAAATAGCCATAAAAGAGTCATTGATTGCCATATTCAATTCGAAAATTCCATAGAAAATTATCAGGAATATGTAACCCCTAACCGAAAAGCAAGAATATACAGCTACATCACTTCGTTTAAAAGAAGTCATAAACAAAATGAAAACTTTAAAAATAGAGGAGATTGGTTCTTTGATGACCGAAATCTATGGGATTTTTCGGCTGAAGAGTTAGAGCCGCTCAAAAATTTTATTTTAACACATTGTTGA
- a CDS encoding aminotransferase class V-fold PLP-dependent enzyme yields MLLNKRQFLQSLTGLAALPNTDIDALLTSIDSQTPEEVAQNEAFWSELRKGFTVTKDFIHLENGYYVLASHDVLEAYIQHIRDINLISSYYMRTRQFDDKLAVRKQLAELVGASHEEVVITRNTTESLDTIISGIDWKAGDEAIMAMQDYGAMVDMFKQQARRYGIVNKIISIPNHPASDEEIVDLYAQAITPKTRLLMVCHIINITGQILPVQKIADMAHAKGVEVMVDGAHAVGHFDFRIPDLHCDYYGSSLHKWLGCPLGAGLLYVKKEKIKQIWPLIGETGYADDDIRKLNHTGTHPVHTDLALADAIKFHQKIGIQRKEARLRYLQSYWTAQVRNHPGIVVNTPADPKRHGAIANVGVTKLKPADLAKTLMDKYKIWTVAIDYANVHGVRVTPHLFTTTEELDTFVKALKELA; encoded by the coding sequence ATGCTTCTCAACAAACGTCAATTTCTCCAATCGCTGACCGGGCTGGCGGCTTTGCCAAACACAGATATAGATGCGCTGCTTACTTCCATTGATTCACAAACACCCGAGGAAGTGGCTCAAAACGAGGCATTTTGGTCAGAATTGCGGAAAGGTTTTACGGTAACCAAAGACTTTATTCACCTCGAAAACGGCTATTATGTGCTGGCGTCCCATGACGTATTGGAGGCGTACATTCAGCACATTCGGGACATTAATCTGATTTCGTCGTACTACATGCGGACGAGGCAGTTTGACGATAAATTGGCGGTGCGGAAACAACTGGCGGAATTGGTGGGGGCGTCGCACGAAGAAGTAGTCATTACCCGAAATACGACCGAATCCTTAGATACCATCATTTCGGGAATAGATTGGAAAGCGGGCGATGAAGCGATCATGGCGATGCAGGATTACGGTGCTATGGTGGATATGTTCAAACAGCAGGCGCGTCGTTACGGCATTGTCAATAAGATCATTTCCATTCCCAATCATCCTGCTTCCGACGAGGAAATTGTGGACCTGTATGCGCAGGCCATTACGCCCAAAACGCGGCTGCTGATGGTGTGTCATATCATTAATATTACGGGGCAAATTTTACCCGTTCAAAAAATCGCCGACATGGCCCATGCCAAGGGCGTGGAAGTCATGGTAGACGGCGCTCATGCCGTAGGTCATTTTGATTTCAGGATTCCCGATCTGCACTGCGATTATTACGGCAGCAGTTTGCACAAATGGTTGGGATGTCCGCTGGGTGCGGGTTTGTTGTACGTTAAAAAAGAAAAAATTAAGCAGATTTGGCCGCTGATTGGTGAAACAGGCTATGCGGATGATGATATTCGTAAGCTGAACCATACGGGCACGCATCCCGTGCACACGGACTTGGCCCTGGCAGATGCGATCAAATTCCACCAAAAAATCGGTATTCAGCGCAAGGAAGCACGGTTGCGCTACCTGCAAAGTTACTGGACCGCGCAGGTAAGAAACCATCCGGGCATTGTGGTCAATACGCCTGCCGATCCCAAACGCCACGGTGCCATTGCCAACGTGGGTGTCACCAAACTCAAACCTGCCGACCTCGCCAAAACCCTCATGGATAAGTACAAAATCTGGACCGTCGCCATCGACTATGCCAACGTCCACGGCGTACGCGTGACCCCGCATTTGTTCACTACTACTGAGGAATTGGATACGTTTGTGAAGGCGTTGAAGGAATTGGCGTAA
- a CDS encoding AAA family ATPase, whose protein sequence is MFLKTIEVQNFRSISNLKVEDLGQINIFTGKNNCGKTTLLEAVFQLIAWQIGGLQQLNALRSLSKNHTDFSGFFYNMQEESTVIINGIFDQNSYHRTVKIHFTSTISSFNEESTQHLQSGLSESQKGENLSETIVSKAKIKDGEIAYDDIIQAPSVSLRCNFPIFKVFEHGNLVRSLSEIIKKKQDSKVVELLQQIDNRIRDIKVVENSIWLDLENFPKLIPIEISGDGLRRILSVILSIYGVGKGGIVMIDEVENGLHFSTMPKFWRGLINASQEIGIQLFITTHNEELLQSLSATAQENAYKAMQSNIKYYNLKRYVNDEIVAYKYDFEKFDFLISNGNEIR, encoded by the coding sequence ATGTTTTTAAAAACTATAGAAGTTCAAAACTTCCGAAGTATATCCAACCTAAAAGTCGAAGACTTAGGCCAGATCAATATTTTCACGGGCAAGAACAACTGTGGAAAAACCACTTTATTAGAGGCTGTTTTTCAACTGATTGCCTGGCAAATAGGAGGATTGCAGCAATTAAACGCTCTAAGAAGCTTATCAAAAAACCATACTGATTTTTCCGGTTTTTTCTATAACATGCAAGAGGAGTCTACAGTGATTATCAACGGTATTTTCGATCAAAACTCTTATCATAGAACCGTAAAAATTCACTTTACAAGCACCATAAGCAGTTTCAATGAAGAAAGCACTCAACATTTACAATCAGGGTTATCAGAAAGTCAAAAAGGAGAAAACCTGTCTGAAACTATTGTAAGTAAGGCTAAAATTAAAGACGGAGAAATCGCCTATGACGATATTATACAAGCCCCCTCAGTGTCTTTACGTTGTAATTTTCCGATTTTTAAGGTTTTTGAGCACGGCAACTTAGTTAGGAGTCTGTCTGAAATTATAAAAAAAAAACAGGACTCAAAAGTAGTTGAATTGCTTCAACAAATCGACAATCGCATTAGAGATATAAAAGTTGTTGAAAACAGCATTTGGCTGGATTTAGAGAATTTTCCAAAACTAATTCCCATTGAGATCAGCGGCGATGGTTTACGCAGAATTTTAAGCGTCATTCTATCCATTTATGGTGTAGGAAAAGGTGGAATAGTCATGATTGACGAGGTAGAAAATGGGCTGCATTTTTCTACAATGCCTAAATTTTGGCGAGGGCTCATCAATGCATCTCAAGAAATTGGTATTCAACTGTTTATCACTACTCACAACGAAGAATTATTGCAATCATTGAGTGCAACCGCTCAGGAAAACGCCTACAAGGCAATGCAGTCTAACATAAAATATTACAATTTAAAACGCTATGTAAACGACGAAATAGTGGCTTACAAATATGATTTTGAGAAGTTTGATTTTTTAATTTCAAACGGGAACGAGATTCGATAA
- a CDS encoding DEAD/DEAH box helicase has protein sequence MNFEDFNLNRQLLNAIADAGYEVPSPIQEQAIPLVLQGHDVLGIAQTGTGKTAAYVLPLLMRIKYAQGMHPRALILAPTRELVMQIGKALGELAKYTDLRHIAIYGGLGPKTQIEALQKGVDIVVATPGRFLDLYLRGEIVVKQLTTLVMDEADKMMDMGFMPQINRILEVIPRKRQNLLFSATFPEKVERLSENFLEGPIRVEVTPQATTATRVHQIIYEVPNFRTKINLLELLVQDAAIFERGMVFVRSRENAENIYKFLKRKVVTEDEVRVIHANKGQNTRINAMEAFKEGKVRILIATDVAARGIDVTQVSHVVNFDVPLIYEDYVHRIGRTGRANQEGNAITFVTIADDYHIAKIEKIIRMTIPREPLPEALEVPETPFEEQQNLLRELDDQRRKDDPTFKGAFHEKKNKKVVHSKPKNEKPQKRGSAPSRNSFKKRKK, from the coding sequence ATGAATTTTGAAGATTTTAACCTCAACCGCCAACTGCTCAACGCCATTGCCGATGCGGGCTATGAGGTACCGTCACCCATTCAGGAACAGGCCATTCCGCTGGTTTTGCAGGGACATGATGTATTGGGAATTGCCCAGACCGGCACCGGGAAAACCGCTGCGTACGTACTGCCCCTATTGATGCGTATCAAATATGCGCAGGGAATGCATCCCCGGGCGCTTATTCTTGCCCCTACGCGCGAATTGGTCATGCAGATAGGCAAGGCCCTTGGTGAATTGGCCAAATATACCGACTTGCGGCACATCGCCATTTATGGCGGATTGGGCCCCAAAACTCAAATCGAAGCCCTGCAAAAAGGCGTTGATATTGTGGTAGCTACGCCGGGGCGTTTTTTGGACCTGTACCTGCGCGGCGAGATCGTGGTCAAGCAACTGACCACTCTTGTGATGGACGAAGCCGACAAGATGATGGACATGGGCTTCATGCCTCAAATCAACCGAATTTTAGAAGTAATTCCGCGCAAGCGACAAAACCTGCTGTTTTCGGCAACTTTTCCCGAAAAAGTGGAACGGCTTTCGGAAAACTTTCTGGAAGGTCCCATTCGCGTGGAAGTAACACCGCAGGCCACTACCGCCACGCGCGTACATCAGATCATCTACGAAGTTCCTAATTTCAGAACCAAGATAAATCTGCTGGAATTACTGGTACAGGATGCCGCCATTTTTGAACGCGGGATGGTGTTTGTCCGTTCTCGTGAGAATGCCGAGAATATCTATAAATTCCTGAAACGGAAGGTCGTGACCGAAGACGAAGTGCGGGTGATTCACGCCAATAAAGGCCAAAATACGCGTATTAACGCGATGGAGGCGTTTAAAGAAGGAAAAGTACGGATTCTGATCGCGACCGACGTAGCCGCCCGGGGCATTGATGTGACGCAGGTTAGCCACGTGGTGAATTTTGATGTTCCGCTCATCTATGAAGATTATGTACACCGGATCGGTCGTACAGGGCGGGCCAATCAGGAGGGCAATGCCATCACCTTTGTGACCATTGCGGATGATTATCACATCGCAAAAATTGAAAAGATCATTCGGATGACCATCCCGCGCGAACCCTTGCCGGAAGCGCTGGAAGTGCCCGAAACGCCTTTCGAAGAGCAGCAGAATCTCTTGCGTGAGCTGGATGATCAGCGACGGAAAGACGACCCAACTTTTAAGGGTGCATTTCATGAAAAGAAAAACAAAAAAGTTGTACATTCGAAACCCAAAAATGAGAAGCCTCAGAAGAGGGGATCCGCACCATCAAGAAATTCGTTTAAGAAACGAAAAAAGTAA
- a CDS encoding PspC domain-containing protein yields the protein METNKLYRITNQSVIGGVAAGLAHHLGIDRALVRILFVLAFFFTAGVPTVMIYIVLWALLPAAIKESTDTNIIRI from the coding sequence ATGGAAACAAACAAATTGTATCGCATTACCAATCAATCCGTTATCGGTGGAGTAGCTGCCGGGCTCGCGCATCATTTGGGGATCGACCGCGCACTGGTACGCATCCTGTTTGTGCTGGCCTTTTTCTTTACCGCAGGGGTGCCCACCGTCATGATTTACATCGTTTTGTGGGCCTTATTGCCGGCCGCTATTAAAGAATCAACGGATACGAATATCATTCGTATTTAG
- a CDS encoding type II toxin-antitoxin system VapC family toxin, with amino-acid sequence MGPNRYLIDTNIISKLFEGSLSAKAVELLADLSINEQYISIINRIELLSWKELKGNKLKDVSAFIAEINELALSEDIVDRTIKIRKGMSIKLPDAIIAATAIAHDITLLSDNDKDFSRISGLNYLNPTKM; translated from the coding sequence ATGGGACCGAACAGATATCTAATTGATACCAATATTATCTCAAAACTTTTTGAAGGCAGTCTATCTGCCAAAGCAGTTGAGCTATTGGCTGACCTTTCAATAAACGAGCAATATATCTCTATCATCAACCGAATAGAGTTGCTTTCATGGAAAGAGTTGAAAGGCAACAAATTAAAAGATGTCAGTGCCTTTATTGCCGAAATTAATGAACTGGCTTTAAGTGAAGATATCGTTGATAGAACCATTAAAATCAGGAAGGGTATGAGTATCAAGCTTCCCGATGCCATTATTGCAGCCACGGCGATTGCCCATGATATCACTTTACTCTCCGATAATGACAAAGATTTCAGTCGTATTTCCGGATTAAACTATCTTAATCCTACCAAAATGTAA
- a CDS encoding GMC oxidoreductase, whose protein sequence is MSYFNIDSVKERTFDAIVIGTGISGGWAAKELTGKGLRTLVLERGRDVKHVTDYPTAMKNPWEFPHLGEVPLELKQKSPASSGHYIFKEPTLHFVVKDYEHPFVQEKPFSWMRGYQVGGRSLLWARQTQRWSDFDFEGPARDGFAVDWPIRYADIAPWYSYVEKFAGISGNKDGLPNLPDGEFLTPHEMSCVEKHFSQQVAKNYNDRHIIIGRSANLTDPKPIHYQQGRAKCQNRTLCERGCPYGGYFSTNASTLPWAEKTGKMTLKTHSVVHSIIYDEQKQRAAGVRVIDANTKEVTEYYAKIIFLNASALNSNLILLNSTSNRFPTGFGNDSGVLGKYIGFHNYRGRVSAEYDGFHDTTTEGKRPNGSYVPRFRNVYKQETDFLRGYATSMGSSKLGNPTDGLFGEDLKDQLAKPSEEGWSISANMMGEVLTKESNFVRLDPNLKDAWGIPQLRMSVDFDDNDMKMLKDFYEQFSEMFTKAGFTHIKTADTKRVPGNENHEMGGIRMGKDPKTSMLNKWNQMHACKNVFVTDGGCMTSTSTQNPSLTYMALTARAADYAVKEMRKGNI, encoded by the coding sequence ATGAGTTACTTCAACATAGATTCCGTCAAAGAACGTACGTTTGATGCCATCGTTATCGGCACCGGTATCAGCGGAGGCTGGGCCGCTAAAGAACTGACCGGAAAAGGATTGCGCACACTCGTGCTGGAGCGGGGGCGCGATGTAAAACACGTGACCGACTACCCAACCGCGATGAAAAACCCGTGGGAGTTTCCGCATTTGGGGGAGGTTCCGTTGGAGTTAAAACAAAAAAGCCCTGCTTCGAGCGGGCACTATATTTTTAAAGAACCTACGCTGCATTTCGTTGTCAAAGATTACGAACATCCATTTGTACAGGAGAAACCCTTTTCGTGGATGCGCGGCTATCAGGTCGGCGGACGCTCGCTGCTGTGGGCGCGCCAAACGCAGCGCTGGTCGGATTTTGATTTTGAGGGGCCTGCCCGTGATGGTTTTGCAGTCGATTGGCCCATTCGCTACGCCGATATTGCCCCCTGGTACAGCTACGTGGAGAAATTTGCGGGGATTTCGGGCAACAAAGACGGATTGCCTAACCTGCCCGACGGAGAGTTTTTGACGCCGCATGAGATGAGCTGTGTCGAAAAACACTTCAGTCAACAGGTGGCTAAAAACTATAACGACCGCCACATCATCATCGGTCGCTCGGCCAACCTCACGGACCCCAAGCCGATTCATTACCAACAGGGACGCGCCAAGTGCCAAAATCGAACGCTTTGTGAGCGTGGGTGCCCCTACGGCGGCTATTTCAGTACCAATGCGTCTACCTTGCCCTGGGCCGAAAAAACGGGTAAAATGACCCTGAAAACGCATTCGGTCGTCCACTCCATTATTTACGATGAACAAAAACAACGGGCAGCGGGCGTGCGTGTCATTGACGCCAATACCAAGGAGGTAACGGAATATTACGCGAAGATCATCTTCTTAAACGCCTCGGCGCTCAATTCCAATTTGATTTTATTGAATTCTACATCCAATCGCTTTCCAACCGGTTTTGGCAATGACAGCGGTGTGTTGGGAAAATACATCGGCTTCCACAATTATCGAGGACGTGTTTCTGCCGAGTACGATGGCTTTCACGACACCACCACCGAAGGAAAGCGACCCAACGGCAGTTACGTACCGCGTTTTCGGAACGTTTATAAACAGGAAACGGACTTTTTGCGGGGCTACGCGACTTCGATGGGCTCATCCAAGTTGGGCAATCCGACCGATGGGTTGTTTGGAGAAGATCTCAAAGATCAACTGGCAAAACCTTCCGAAGAAGGCTGGAGCATCAGTGCCAATATGATGGGAGAAGTGCTGACCAAAGAAAGCAACTTTGTGCGCCTCGACCCGAACCTAAAAGACGCCTGGGGCATTCCGCAATTGCGTATGTCGGTCGATTTTGACGACAATGACATGAAAATGTTGAAGGATTTTTACGAACAATTTTCGGAAATGTTCACCAAAGCAGGGTTTACACACATCAAAACTGCTGATACCAAGCGTGTACCGGGCAATGAAAACCACGAAATGGGCGGGATTCGGATGGGTAAAGACCCCAAAACGTCGATGCTCAACAAGTGGAACCAAATGCATGCCTGCAAAAATGTATTCGTCACCGATGGGGGTTGCATGACCTCCACTTCGACCCAAAATCCATCCCTGACCTACATGGCCCTCACGGCCCGCGCGGCCGATTATGCCGTGAAAGAAATGCGGAAGGGAAATATTTAA